In one Deltaproteobacteria bacterium genomic region, the following are encoded:
- a CDS encoding response regulator, with amino-acid sequence MSCSDTVIDSSIACPTQGIWGRRIVTAALVAMALLSNYFHIPILFGVDFIFGSVISLVAAAWMGWRSALVVAIAGSLITWNLWHHPYYIFLASCEAIFVAVTFRRFWDNVLVASTIFWLIPGALIFAIFYGVLLQLQPSAMLMLYLKQVINATFNALIASGLLLAITLFRRPNTRIPLQQACFNTLVAIVFVPALAIVVAISNSRVRTSQSNLLAATSSQAENIVHFLEIWRSENLNVVNTLANVATHHKLMPSGTLQRELGIIHDANQRFADMYMANAEATTIAFDPATDFDGNSLIGINFADREYFHDVRQNLAPVVSNVFTARGGIDFPIVCFVMPILTKNHVGIDKFRGYVLASVDARRLNQTLRTILADDSFKFSVVDRQGQIVTSSVDGIASLDKEAEHFGPGIDSISQDSYRKSPKSDHRAAYALWQATIFGTVRNVPSLGWRVRVEAPLGKFMTDAESFYMEGFAQLLSLTLAGMCLSFLAVVWVSSPIQTLAKSTRDISQHPLSARNLKWPRTPFTEISELVDNFQSMANSLHQRFVDLNKEVEERKDAERRLQIAMEHAQAASVAKSAFLANMSHEIRTPLSAIIGYSELLAREKPAEPEYLGFIDALLRNGKQLSQLVDDILDLSKIEAGHLKLLPEWIDINDIIAGGIDVLSQRALSKCLDFRVIGEGKFPNRIFVDPVRVKQVLLNVVGNAIKFTDHGHVEVKIKITPSATDTADSLLSVLISDTGPGVAISENGAIFEPFVQADSSYSRRHGGTGLGLTLSKTLTKALGGDINLVKSRLGVGSVFAVTFKIKTPPQNEWLGSLTLACSRAPQVKPTTEHEKPLINLDILLVEDSTDNRALISRMLVRYGALVVCASGGEDGVRLAREKPWDIILMDMQMPGLDGYHATKILREGSYKGPIIALTAHALNEEQEFSLQAGCDAHVTKPINWEYLVAVVTGLARTNGRRV; translated from the coding sequence ATGAGCTGCAGCGATACCGTAATTGATTCATCGATTGCATGCCCCACTCAAGGCATTTGGGGACGCCGCATTGTCACGGCTGCCCTTGTCGCCATGGCATTACTATCCAACTACTTCCACATTCCGATCTTGTTTGGTGTCGATTTTATCTTTGGGAGCGTGATATCCCTCGTCGCCGCTGCTTGGATGGGCTGGCGCAGTGCCTTGGTCGTTGCCATCGCAGGATCTCTGATCACCTGGAATCTTTGGCACCATCCGTATTACATTTTTCTAGCTTCGTGCGAGGCTATATTTGTCGCGGTGACGTTTCGTCGTTTTTGGGACAACGTTTTAGTTGCTTCAACTATTTTTTGGCTGATTCCAGGTGCTTTAATTTTTGCCATTTTCTACGGCGTGCTCTTGCAACTTCAGCCATCCGCCATGCTCATGCTTTATCTCAAGCAAGTTATCAATGCCACATTTAATGCCCTTATCGCCAGCGGATTATTACTTGCCATCACTCTATTTAGACGGCCGAATACGCGCATTCCGCTACAGCAGGCTTGCTTTAATACATTAGTCGCTATTGTATTTGTCCCAGCTTTAGCGATTGTAGTAGCAATCAGCAATTCGAGGGTTCGTACTAGCCAGTCCAATCTGCTCGCCGCAACATCGAGTCAAGCCGAGAATATAGTTCATTTCCTTGAAATTTGGCGTAGCGAAAACCTCAATGTTGTAAACACACTCGCTAATGTTGCGACCCATCACAAATTAATGCCCTCAGGAACTCTGCAGCGCGAGCTCGGTATCATACATGACGCCAACCAGCGTTTTGCCGATATGTATATGGCAAATGCAGAAGCAACGACTATTGCCTTCGATCCCGCAACAGACTTTGATGGCAACTCCCTTATTGGCATCAATTTCGCGGACCGGGAGTATTTTCATGATGTGCGTCAAAACCTGGCTCCAGTTGTCTCCAATGTATTCACAGCACGTGGTGGTATCGACTTTCCAATAGTATGCTTCGTGATGCCGATTCTGACCAAAAATCACGTGGGAATCGATAAGTTTCGAGGTTATGTCCTGGCATCCGTCGACGCACGGCGGCTAAATCAAACTTTACGGACGATACTTGCAGATGATTCTTTCAAGTTCTCCGTCGTAGACCGGCAGGGACAAATCGTTACGTCCAGTGTTGATGGGATTGCATCACTGGATAAAGAGGCTGAGCATTTTGGTCCTGGAATAGACTCAATATCACAAGACTCATACCGAAAGTCACCTAAGTCGGATCACCGTGCCGCATACGCTTTATGGCAGGCTACTATATTTGGCACCGTGCGGAACGTCCCGTCACTCGGATGGCGGGTTCGTGTAGAGGCACCACTCGGCAAGTTCATGACAGACGCTGAGTCTTTTTACATGGAGGGGTTTGCCCAGCTTCTCTCCCTCACACTTGCTGGCATGTGCCTCAGCTTTTTGGCAGTTGTTTGGGTAAGTAGTCCCATACAAACCCTTGCTAAATCGACACGAGACATTTCCCAACATCCCCTTTCGGCCCGCAACCTAAAATGGCCGCGGACGCCTTTTACCGAGATCTCGGAACTGGTAGATAATTTTCAGTCCATGGCCAATAGTCTTCATCAAAGGTTCGTCGATTTAAATAAAGAGGTTGAGGAGCGCAAGGACGCCGAGCGCCGTCTACAAATTGCAATGGAACATGCCCAAGCTGCAAGTGTTGCCAAATCAGCGTTTTTAGCCAACATGAGCCACGAGATCAGAACTCCTCTTTCGGCAATTATTGGTTATTCGGAGCTACTTGCTCGGGAAAAGCCCGCCGAACCAGAATACCTAGGGTTCATCGATGCTTTGCTGCGCAACGGCAAACAGCTATCACAATTGGTAGATGACATCCTCGACTTGTCCAAAATCGAGGCAGGTCATCTCAAGCTTTTACCGGAGTGGATCGACATCAATGACATTATTGCAGGTGGCATTGATGTCCTAAGTCAAAGAGCTCTCAGCAAGTGTTTGGATTTCCGCGTCATAGGAGAGGGGAAATTTCCTAACCGCATATTTGTTGACCCAGTAAGAGTAAAGCAAGTTCTACTCAACGTTGTTGGTAACGCTATTAAGTTTACTGATCATGGCCATGTCGAAGTGAAGATCAAAATAACTCCAAGCGCTACAGACACCGCTGATTCATTACTGTCAGTTCTGATTTCTGATACTGGACCAGGCGTCGCTATCTCGGAAAACGGAGCTATTTTCGAACCATTCGTCCAAGCTGATTCATCATATTCTCGACGTCACGGCGGCACCGGACTGGGACTGACCCTGTCAAAGACTTTAACCAAGGCTCTAGGCGGGGACATCAATCTGGTGAAAAGTCGACTCGGTGTGGGAAGTGTCTTTGCTGTCACCTTTAAAATCAAAACTCCGCCTCAAAACGAGTGGCTAGGAAGTCTTACACTCGCCTGCAGCAGGGCCCCCCAGGTAAAACCAACAACAGAGCATGAAAAACCACTTATTAATCTGGATATCTTACTTGTTGAAGACTCGACGGATAATCGCGCCCTCATAAGTCGGATGTTAGTCCGCTACGGTGCGCTGGTCGTTTGCGCCAGTGGTGGTGAAGATGGAGTTAGGTTGGCTCGGGAAAAACCGTGGGACATCATACTCATGGACATGCAAATGCCAGGCTTAGATGGATATCATGCAACAAAAATTCTTCGCGAAGGTTCCTACAAAGGACCCATTATTGCCTTAACAGCACATGCCCTAAACGAGGAACAAGAGTTTAGCTTACAGGCTGGCTGCGATGCCCACGTTACAAAACCGATTAACTGGGAGTACTTAGTTGCAGTGGTTACGGGACTGGCACGAACTAATGGAAGGCGCGTTTGA